A window of Chryseobacterium aquaeductus genomic DNA:
AAACAGGAAGGAAGTTTCGTAAAGGTTGGTGATATGGTAAAACGTAATCAGCCGATTGGTCTGAGCGGAGAAACAGGATATGTTTCGGGAGCACACCTCCACTTTAATGTACTTGTTCCTGAAAAAAATAAAACTTTAATTTCAACTCCTTTCAGTTTTGAGAATAATGTGGATGCTAAAAATTTAAAGCAAAATATGAAAGTGAAAAAGTAATTTTATTTACAAGATTTATGAAGGAAAAAATTATTAAAATATTAACTTTTTTTTATCTGATGAAAGTGATTTGTTTTTTTACTTTTGATTTTTAAAATATTAAAAAACATAAATAATGAAAAAACTAGTAAAAATTACTGCTGCACTAACCTTCCTTTTTGTTTCTCAAAGTGCTTTTTCACAAGAAAAGGAAAATGAAGTAAAAATTCACGATGATATTAAACTAACTGCAACTTCGATATACAGAAATGTAGAAAAGAAAACTGTTGAATACACGGGTAATATTTCTTATCAGACAAAATCTATATCCTTTAAAAATGCTAAACGAATTATCGTTGATGAAAATACCTCGACAATGAAAATCTATCATTGCCAAGATTTTAAGATAATCAACGCAAAAACTGTTACCAGAAAAACTAAAAAGGATAGCGAATTTATTACTTACAACTATAAAGAAAATACAATAGTCTTATAAAACGTTCATACTGTCTTTATGTATCAAAAAACATATTTCTTTCAACATTACCTTTCTTTCTAAATATTCTTTTAAAATATATTCGTTTTCATATCTCTTTGGTGTAAAAATAGATAGGGTAAAGGCATTACCACTCTAATAGATAAAACCATCACAATATGAATTCACAAAACAATTTAGAAAAAAGAAGCCTCAGAGGAAAAACCGTAGTTGTAACCGGAGGAAGCAGCGGTGTCGGAAAAGCGACCGTTGAAGCATTTGCATTGGAAGGTTGCAACATCGTGATCGCAGCACGCGGACAGGAAGCTTTAGATGAAACCTTAAAACTTTGTCATGAACTTGAAATAAAAGCCATTGCCGTTCCCACAGACGTTTCCGTAGCTGAAGAAGTTGAAAATCTGGTACACAAAGCCATCGCCGAATTTGGCAGAATAGATATCTGGGTAAATAATGCCGGAGTAATGGCAAGCGGAAAATTTGAGGAAATACCGATGAAACTTCATGAGCAGGTTATTAAAACCAATCTCTTCGGATATATGCACGGTGCATACAGCGTACTTCCTATTTTCAAGCAGCAGAATGAAGGTATATTGATCAATAATGTTTCGATTGGCGGATTCATGCCTGCTCCGTACAGTGCAGTATACTCCTCTACAAAATTCGGAATCCGTGGAATGATGGAATGTTTGCAGGGTGAGATTTCAGATTTTGCCAATATCCACATTGCCAATTTATATCCTCAAATTCAGCGATCTACCGGAAATATGCATTCGGCAAAATATTCAGGTTTAGATTTTAAAGTTCCGCCATTCGCAGCAGATCCAAGAGATACCGCAGCGAAAATCTTACAATTGGCAAAACAGCCACAAAAAGATCTTTTCCCGGATTTTATGTCTTTCGCAATGAAGAATATCTACGGAGTTTTCCCGAAAGCCATCATCAACACAGCTTCTGCAGGAATGAGACTCATGATGAGACTCAAAAATGCACCTTCGGATGCCGGAAATATATTGCAACCATCTTCAGAACCTCATCGCATTTACGGAGAAACCATTCTCCCTGTTCCAAGTAAAAAGACCAAACTGGCAATGGTTGCCGGAGTTACCCTAGGATTGGCATATATGTTTTTTACCTCAAGAAAATCTGGAACTAAAGAAATATAAAAAGTTTATTGATAAAGCTAAAGCGGTCTTTTGTGACCGCTTTTTTTGTGCTGAATTGTTTGATTGCTAAGCAATTGTTTTAACTTCAAAAGGGAAATTACAAAATGTTATAATTAGGAAATGTAAATAATTATTTGGTTCTTAAATCAGCAAATAAACCACAACAAATACCATAAACATCCTTAAATTTCCAATCTCAACAGATTTTTAATTTTTTAGTATTAAATTTGTGACCTTAGGCATTCACAAACAAATATGGATTCACAACAACAATTTTTAAAAATATCTGAAGAAGCTAAAGATTTATTTCTTCCGCACCTTTCCACGGATACCGTAATTTTTGGTTTCGATCAGAATGAGTTGAAAGTTCTTCTTCTTCAAATGACCTATCGCAAACAGTGGTTGCTCCCTGGCGGTTACGTGAAAAAAGATGAAGATATTGACGATGCTGCGAAAAGAGTTTTGAAAGAAAGAGCCGGAGTTTCTGATGTGTATCTTGAGGAATTTGGAGTTTTTGGTAAGAATAAAAGAAGTGAATTTTATTTTGAAGATTTTGAAGATTCTTTGTGGCATAAACAGAGATTTGTTTCTATAGGATATTACGCGCTGTACAATCCGGATAATGCCAACCTTATTGTAGACGAATTCAGTGATAAATGTGAATGGATTTATCTGAGTAAGCTTTCAGAAATAGAATTTGCGATGGATCATCGTGAAATCATAGAAAAAGCACTTCTCACCCTGAGAGAAAAAATCTCTTACAAACCAATTGGTTACAATCTTTTACCTGAGAAGTTTACACTTTCCGAATTACAAAAATTGTACGAAACCATTTTGGATAAGCAGCTTAACCGGGGAAATTTTTACCGAAAAATTAAAAATCTGGGAATACTAAGAAAATTAGATGAGCAGCGTCGTGGTGGTGCTCACAAATCTCCTGATCTATACACTTTTGATGATGAGAATTATAAGAAAGCTCTGGAAAATGGTCTTACCAACTGGTAAATTACAAATCTAGTTGCTTCTGAAATTCTTCAAGATATTGAGCAATGTGAATACCATCTGCCAAACCATGATGCGCTTCTATTGAGACAGGAAGATATTTTCGTCTCTCAGTGGGCAACCACAATCTTTAATTTTTTGCTGTCTCATGGTTGGTTAGGTTTTACTAAATACTATAAATATGCCCTAATATAATGATTTTTTTTCTAAAATAGATCTAACAAAAGTGAACTATTATTAGTCACTTTTTGTAACAATTAGATAGGTGTAGTTAGAAGTCAATTTTCATTTAAAAAAAATTTAACGCTTAAAAACAGATTGGTGATGATATCAAAAAACGGAGTTCCGACAAAAAAAATGGAAAATTGTAATGCAAGAAAAGCTGTTTCTGAAGTAGGTTTAATTTTGTCTGAAGGTACACACTAATTAATAATCTTCCCAATCTGATTTGTCAGTTTTTTTTGAAGTTATAATCTAAGTACGGATGATGATGTTTAAAACATAAAGCAAACAACACTTCAGCGGAAGTTATATTTCCAATATCTGCAACAACTAAATAAAATGAGTAGCATTTGTGGAATTTGGTTAGATTTTTGAATATCACAAATACACTAATCATCACTCTTTTGAAACTCATTACATTTACAAACAAAGGTATTTACTGTCCGCAGGGCAAATTTTATATTGATCCCTGGAGACCGGTAGATCTAGCCGTTATTACGCATGGGCACGCCGATCATGCACGATGGGGAATGAAAAGATATCTTTGTCATCATTTCACCAAACCGATTTTACACCAGAGAATTTCTCCCGATATCGAATGTCAGACTTTGCAATATGGTGAGGTTTTAGACATCAACGGAGTGAAACTATCCATGCATCCTGCCGGTCATATCATTGGTTCTGCACAAATAAGACTAGAATACAAGGGCTATGTAAGTGTAATTTCCGGTGATTATAAAGTCCAGGATGACGGTTTGAGTACACCTTTCGAATTGGTAAGATGTAATGAATTTGTTACAGAAAGCACTTTTGGACTTCCTATTTACAATTGGCTGGAAGTTCCCGACTTAAATAAAAGACTTCAAAATTGGGTATTACGAAATCAGGAAAATCAAAAAACATCTGTTTTTATCGGCTATTCTTTGGGTAAAGCACAGAGAATTATGAAAGCCGTTGAAGGAATGGGGAAAATTCACGTCCACTACTCGATCGGTAAATTGAATAAAGCTTTTGAAGAAGTCGGAATTGTACTTCCTGATTATGAAGTTCCCGATTTCCGGGAAAGTATCAAACATGTAGCTGGAGACATAGTTATTGTTCCACCTGCTTTGGTTGACAGTAATGTTATCAAGAAAATTCCGGATGCAGCAACTGCAATCTGTTCCGGTTGGATGCAAGTGCGAGGTGCGAGAAGATGGCGGAGTATGGATGCAGGTTTCCCGATGAGCGATCATGCGGACTGGTCGGGTTTGTTGCAAGCCGTAAAAGCCACAGAAGCAGAGATCGTACACGTCACTCACGGGCAAACTGAAGTGTTTTCTAAATATTTAAACGAACTCGGAATAAAATCCGATGTCGTGGAAACACTTTATGGAAATGATGATGAAGAAGTTACTGAAAAAGAAGAAACAAAAGACACCGAAGTATGAAAAATTTCGCTGAATTGATCAATGCTTTGGAAAGTACCAATAAAACCAATGCGAAAATTGATGCCATTATCGATTATCTTGAGCGTGCTCCGGATGATGATAAAGTATGGTTTGTTGCAATGTTTACCGGGAAAAGACCTAAGAGAAACGTGAATTCCAATTATATGAAAGAATGGGCATTGGAAATTACTCAGATTCCTTTTTGGCTGTTTCAGGAAAGTTATTCTTCAGTCGGAGATTTGGGCGAAACCCTTTCACTTATCCTTCCGGCGCCATCGCAAAAGATTGAAAAAACACTTTCAGAATGGATGAGCGAAATTTTAAATCTGAAAGAAAAATCTGAAGCCGAAAAAAAAGAATTCGTCCTCCAGTCATGGGACGGTTTAGATTATACCGAACGGTTGATTTTCAATAAATTATTGGGTGGAAGTTTCAGAATCGGAGTTTCTTCAAAAACTTTGATCAATGCTCTGACAAAATATTCCGGACAGGAAGCAAGTGCTTTAATGCACAGTATGATGGGAAAATGGCTTCCCAACGAGATTTCTTTTCAGGAGTTGATTTCCGCCGAAAAGGTAAATACAGATAATTCCAGACCCTACCCGTTCTGTCTCGCTTATCCTTTAGAAAAAGATTTGCAGGATTTGGGCGAGCCCGAAGAGTGGCAAATTGAGTATAAATGGGACGGAATTCGTGGACAAGTCATCCGAAGAAATGATGAGGTTTTTATCTGGTCTCGTGGTGAAGAATTGGTAACCGAGCAATTTCCGGAAATTGCCGATGCCGTGAAGGCTATGAAAGGCAACTTTGTTTTAGACGGAGAAATTCTGGCAGTAAATGAAGGGAACGTTTTAAATTTTAATGAATTACAAAAACGTTTAAACCGAAAAACTTTAACCAAAAAAATGCTGTCAGAAATTCCGATCGAAGTTTTTGTCTATGATCTTTTAGAATTGGAAGGAAATGATCTTCGAGAAAAACCCATATCAGCCCGAAGAGCAATGCTTGAAGAATTATTGCTAAATGAAACTCAGGAAAGAATAAAATTATCTCAAATTATAGAATTTAAAGATTGGAATCAATTAGATCTTATCAGAGAAAATTCCCGTGAGATCAACAGCGAAGGTTTGATGCTGAAACAAAAAAATTCGCACTATCATTCCGGAAGAAAAAAAGGAGATTGGTGGAAATGGAAAATTAGTCCGTTAACGATTGATGCAGTTCTCATCTACGCTCAAAAAGGTAGCGGAAGACGTAGTGCTTATTATACAGACTACAGTTTTGCTGTCAAAAGTGGTGATAAATTGGTGACGATTGCCAAAGCATATTCAGGATTGACGGACAAAGAAATAATGGAAGTCAGTAAATTTGTAAATAAAAATGCAATCGAAAAATTTGGTCCGGTACGTACCGTAAAACCTGAATTGGTTTTTGAGATTGCTTTTGAAGGAATTGGCTTCAGCAACCGTCACAAAAGCGGTGTTGCGCTACGTTTCCCAAGAATTTTAAGATGGCGTAAAGACAAAACCGTGAATGATATTGATGATATTGAAGAGATTAAAAAATTGATACTGTAGCTGAAAAAATTAACCACAAAAGTCACAAAAGTTTTTTTAAGTTTTAAATTGTAAAAATCAAAAAGCTCAAGAAAGTTGATGCATATAGCTTATTTGAACTTTAGAAAATGATTAATAAACTTTTCTTTTGTGACTTTTGTGGTAAGAAATTATGTGGTAAAAAATGAGCAACTACGAAAATACCGAAGGCTTTAAAATCATTCAAAACTGGATGATGGAAAAAGGCAATTCTCCATTCAAGTTTCAAATGGATACTTGGCAAAAATTCGGGAATGGTTACAGCGGAATGGTTGTAGCGCCAACAGGTTTCGGGAAAACTTTTTCGGTGTTTTTAGCTCTGATCTCAGATTTTCTTACCCATCCCGAAAAGTATAAAAAAGGTCTGAAAATGCTCTGGATAACGCCTTTGCGTTCTCTTTCTAAAGATATTGCAAAAGCAATGCAGGAAGCCATTGATGAGATTGGTCTGGATTGGGTTGTAGGAGTACGAAATGGAGATACAGATCCGAAAGTACGGCAGCAGCAGGTGAAAAATATGCCCGATATTTTGGTGGTTACTCCGGAAAGTTTGCAGCTTCTTCTCGCTCAGAAAAATCATCAAAGATTCTTTACCGGCCTTCAATGTATTGCAATCGACGAATGGCATGAATTATTAGGCTCAAAACGTGGCGTGATTGTAGAGTTGGCAATTTCTCAGTTGTATCACTACGTTCCAAAAATTAAAATTTGGGGCATTACGGCAACCATTGGAAATCTTGAAGAAGCGCAGGATGTTTTGATTCCGTATGACATTAAAAAAACAAAAATTACCGCTAAAGAATCTAAGAAAATTGAAATTATCTCGGTTTTTCCTGATGAGGTTGAGCTTCTACCTTGGGCAGGGCATCTCGGACAAAAATTAGCAGATAAAGTTGTTCCGATCATTCTAGAATCTAAATCGACTATTGTTTTTACCAATACCCGAAGCCAAAGCGAAATGTGGTATCAGCTTTTGCTGAATGCTTATCCTGATTTTGCCGGACAAATTGCCATTCACCACAGTTCAATTGATACACATCTCAGAATTTGGATCGAGGAAAATTTAAGTTCAGGAAAATTAAAAGCTGTTGTTTCCACATCATCTTTGGATTTGGGAATTGATTTTAAACCTGTAGACACCGTTATACAAATCGGTTCTGCAAAAGGTGTTGCAAGGTTTCTCCAACGTGCCGGACGAAGCGGCCACTCCCCTTTTGAAACTTCGAAGATCTTTTGCCTTCCTACCCATTCTTTAGAATTAATAGAAGTTGCTGCTTTAAAAGAAGCGGTGAAACAGAAAGTTATCGAACCGCGTGAACCTTTGGTTTTATGTTTTGATGTTCTGGTTCAGTTTATAATGACTTTGGCTGTTGGTGACGGATTCTTTCCTGATGAAGTGTATGAAAGAATCAAAAAAGTGTATACTTTTCAGGAAATCACAAATGGTGAATGGAAAAGCATTATCGAATTTCTCACCATTGGAGGAAGTGCTTTGAAAAGCTATGAAGAATACCATAAAGTCGTCATCATGGAAGACGGACTTCACAAAGTTACATCAAGAAAAATAGCGATGCTTCATCGGATGAATATGGGAGCGATCGTAAGTGATGCGATGCTGAAAGTAAAATTCATCTCAGGCGGCTACATCGGAATGGTGGAAGAATATTTTATTTCCAGGCTGAAAAAAGAAGAAAAATTTATTTTGGCGGGTCGTGTTTTGGAAGTAGCCATGATTAAAGAAATGACAGTTTTCGTTCGTGCTTCCAAAGGAAAAGCCATGGCACCAAGTTATTTGGGGGGAAGATTACCATTAAGTTCTAATCTCGGACATTTTTTAAGAGAAAAATTATCCGGAGCATTGAATCCTAAAGCTTCTGAGAAGGAACTGAAATTTTTGCATCCGCTTTTAGTCAATCAGGAAAAGCGTTCGCATATTCCGAAAGAGGATGAATTTTTGGTTGAAATGATCAAAAACCGCGAAGGATATCATCTTTTTATGTATCCTTTTGAAGGAAGATTGGTACACGAAGTGATGGCGGCATTGATTGCTTACCGAATTTCGAAACTGGCACCAATTTCTTTCTCGATGGCGATGAACGATTATGGTTTTGAATTATTTAGCGATAAAGAAATACCTTTGAATGAAGATAATCTGGAGAAAATATTGACACGAGATAATCTAATGGTTGATGTAATTTCGAGCATTAATTCTGCAGAGATGGCGAGACGTAAATTTCGGGACATAGCCGTTATTTCCGGAATGGTGGTGCAGAATTTTCCAGGAAAACAACGTTCTAATAAAGCTTTGCAAAGTTCGGCAGGATTGATTTTTAAAGTTTTGGAAGATTACGATCCCAATCATTTTTTGGTGAGACAGGCGTATACGGAAGTTTTTAATATGCAACTTCAGGAACAAAGATTGGTTCAGGCTTTCAAACGAATTGAAAATTCTAAACTGATCCTGAAATTTTCTAATAAATTTACACCTTTGAGTTTCCCGATAAAAGTTGATAGTTTGAGACAGACTCTGACGAGCGAAAATCTGGATGCAAGAATTCAAAAGCTGATCAAACAGTCCGGAAGGAATATTAAAGATGAATAATTTAAATAAATAAATAATATTTGTCGTGGTAAGAATCTGAATGTTCCAAATAAAATATGGATGGACTTCTAAAGATGACAAAATGAGAATAGAAATTTAAATGAACGTAGCAACAAAGAATATAACAGTACAGGAAGAAATTTTCACTTTGACCAATCAACGTGCATTGTTTTGGAAGAAAGAAAAAGCTTTGATTTTTTCTGATCTCCATATCGGTAAAACTGCCCATTTCAGAAAAAACGGAATTGCTTTGGCAAATCATATCATGAAAAATGATTTGGAAAGATTATCTGTGTTGATAGAATACTTTCAGCCTGAAAAATTCATCATTGTTGGCGATCTTCTGCATGCCGGAAACAACTCTGATGTTGATGATTTCTGCGATTGGAAAAATAATTACCAGCATATAAAATTTTATCTTGTTGAGGGAAATCATGACCGGATTTCAAAAACTTTAGAGAAAAAATTATGTCTCGATTTCAGATCAGATATTTTAGAAATTGACGACATTGCTTTTGTACACGATTTTGATCGTTCAAATCATAAATTTCAGATTACAGGACACATCCATCCCGGATTTGTAATTAACTCTCCGGTAAAAAAAATAAAACTGCCGTGTTTTGTACAAACTTCCAAGCAACTGTTATTGCCAGCCTTCAGCGAGTTTACAGGTTTAGATACAAAAAACATCCCTAAAAAAGGAATGTATTTTGTTTTTACAGATTCGGATATTTATGAGATTTAGCAAAATATTACATTTCATCAAACCATTTGTAAATGTCTACTGATGAGGCAATGTTTAGTTTTTTTCTTATTCTGTTTTTTCTGTTTTGGATTGCTTTCGGAGTTACAAAAGTGTAGGTTGCTATCTCTTTTGTCGTTAAATTCAATTTCAGATAAATACAAAATATAAGTTCCGAATTTTGAAGTTTGGGCTGTATTGTTGCCAGTTTTTCAAAAAAATCTGGATAGGAAACTTTGAATTTACTCAAAAGACGAGGCGAATTGTCTTTAGCCAATCTAATAATTTCTTCTTCTGCCAAATTTTTATTCATATTCTCTCAGTTAATTTTATAATATTCATTTGAAATATTAATACTTTTTGATATCGATTTTTGTTCATTTTACTCAACATTAATCTATCTTAAAGTGATAAATCATCCATCAAATATATTAGATTTTACCGCCTTGTTTTTATGATTGAAATCACGAAGCCAAAAATATAAGTACCTATTAAATTGAATTTCTGTGGTATCGGTGTGGTAGCACATAAATTCACTGTTAACAAAAATTATTTTTTCTTTACATTTCATTAGAACAACCTGTTTAAAATAAAAAATCAGGGTTACAGAATTTAGAATTTATATTAATTTATGATTAACGAAGATCTTTTATTTTCTTATAGTGCAGAATACAAAAACTTTAAAACCAATGACGTCATTTTTGAAGCTGGAGATAAACCTCTGTTTTATTATCAGATAACATCGGGAAAAGTGAAAATTAATAATTTTAACGACAACGGAAAAGAATTTATTCAGGGTATTGTGGGTACAGACGAAAATCTTATTTTGACAGCTCTTTTTACAGGAAGACCATATCCGTTGAGTGCACAGGCAATTGAAGATTGTCAGCTGATAAGATTGCCAAAACAGAATTTTCTCAATCTCTTGAAGCAAAATCCTGAGCATTATGTGACAATGGTCAATTATATTTCAGAAAATATGTATTATAAATACATTATGTTGCAAAGTTTGTCTTTTCAAAATCCTGAAAATAAGCTCAAAACTCTGATGAATTATTTAAAAGATCAACATCAGGATCAGTCGCCATATTCTTTTCAGATACCCTACACAAGACAACAACTGGCATCTATCACTGGTTTGAGTGTAGAAACCGTCATCAGAGTAATAAAAATAATGGAGAAAAATGAAATTTTAAAAATCCAGAACAGAAAAATATTTTTTTAAAGATTTCTGTTCTGGATTTTAACTTTTTTATTATCCGTTCACGACCATTCCGCCATTCGGATGCAAAACCTGACCCGTCATTTGGGCAGATTGTTTTGTGGCTAGAAAAAGGAAACTTGAGGCAACTTCCTCCGGGGTTGCATTTCTTTCAAAAGGTGGTTTAGATTCATCTTCTTTCTCTTCGCCAAAAGTTTCTTCAGTGAGCGGCGTTGCTACCGGTCCTGGCGCCACAGCATTTACACGAATTCCCTTTTCTTTTGCTTGTAATGCCAAGGATCTTGTGAAAGAAACTATGGCACCTTTTGTTGCAGAATAATCCAATAGATCTTCATGACCCTGATATGCCGTCGCAGAAGTAGTATTGATGATAGAGCTACCTTCTTTTAGATGAGAAAAAGCTGCTTTAGTCAATAAGATCATTCCGATAATATTAGAATTAAAGGTTGTTCTGATGTCTTCCTCTTTCAGATTTTCTATGTTGTCAGAAGGAAATTGTGTTCCTGCATTATTCACCAGAATATCAAGTTTTCCAAACTCAGAAACTGTTTTTGAAACTGCTTCCTTGCAAAACTGCGAATCATTGATGTCGCCTTTTGTCATAATTGATTTTCGCCCTAAAGAAATAATTTCTTTCATCACTTTTTCGGCACCTTCCTGATCGGTGTGGTATAAGATCGAAACATTGGCTCCTTCTTTCGCAAAAAGTAATGCCACAGCTTTTCCTATTCCGCTGTCGGCTCCTGTGATGATTACTGATTTGTTTTCTAACTGCATTGTCTATTTTTTAAAGTTTAAAATCTAATTCTGAGGAGCGTTTTTTAATAACAAATTTTCCTGTTGTGTATTTTTAGGATGTTATCTTTCTCCATTTTTTTTATCGTTCTTATAACGGTTTCTACGCGAAGACCTGTAAGATTCGCAATCTGCTGTCTTGTCAGCTGAACCTGAAATGACATAGGAATATCGTCACTGTGAAAACTTTTCAGATATTCCAGTAAGCCTGTTAAACGTATGGTCGGATCGTTGGAAGCCATATTCTGCATCATTAAAAACTGATAATGCATCCTTTGAGACATACACGCATTGATTTGCATGGAAATTTCGGGATGTTTCTCGATGAGACTGAGAAAATTTGATTTGGATAGCCTGATGATTCTGCATCCTGTAATTGCCTCAGCATTGATTGGGTATTTTTTGTCGTTAAACAACATAGAATCACCAAAACTTTGCCCTTCGCCTAAAATGTTATGAATAAATTCTCTTCCCTGATCATCCTGATGATTTTCCTTCACTTTACCTTCTACAATTTGAAAATAATTCGTAGGAATTTCACCTTGCTGGAAAATTTTTTCACCTTCCGAATATGTTTTTATTTCACCGCCGAAGGATCTTAAAAGATTTTCATCTAATTTTGTGCAGCTAATAGTTTTCATACATATTGACATAGTTTTTATTATTTTTTTTATCGACATATTTTGTGCCAAATTACCTTGTAAAGGACGATTATAGACGTTTATATTTAAAATTTATTGTTTACTGAAATCAATTTTACTAAACAATATAAATTTCTGTATGATCAAATTTAACGAATTATAATTATGATTTGAATCATAATATTGTAAATTAGTTAAAATTTAAATTGAATTTTTTGATTATTCTGAAATATTTATAAATATTTATAGATATTTAAATTTTTTATAAATTTTGGTTAGATTTTTGAAGTTCATTTTCAGCAGGAATCTCATTCCTTTGCATAGAGAAATTTTACTTTCTCTTTTTTAATTAAATCAACACTATAAACATTAATATTATGTCAACAGAAAATCTTACGCACGCAGATGCGATCAAAAAAATTAAAGAATTATCAGAAAAAGCAAGAATTTGTATGTTTGCAACCGATCTGGAAACTCTTCCTATCACTTCAAGACCCATGGGACTTCAGGAAACTGACGAGTATGGAAATCTATGGTTCATCAGCAGTGATGCAAGCAATAAAAACTTTGAAATAAAGGATGATAACAGAGTACAGCTTTTCTTTATGAATAACAGTAATTCTGAATATCTTTCAATTTATGGTGAAGCTACGATCTATAAAGATAAATCTACCATCGAAGAAAAATGGTCTGCAATGGCGAATGCATGGTTTGATGGTAAAGATGATCCTAATGTTTCCATCATTAGAGTAGAGCCAAAAGAAAGTTACTATTGGGATACGAAAGCCGGTAAACTGGTAAGTATGCTAAGTTTTGTTGCTGCTGCAGTTACAGGAAATAAAACCGACAACTCAGACGGAGTGGAGGGTAACGCTAAAATTTAAACCATAAAAAACTATGCTGTCATGATATTTGAAGAACAACCGCATGCTGTTCACCAGGAGATGAGCAGCATGCCACACGAAAATTTTAAATTTATTACCAACATTATCAATTTTACGGGTGATAAATCTTTTATCCTCACCTCTTTGCAAAAAATACAAAGCAGCACTCTTTGTGAGATTAAGAAAAATACCATCGATAAATTCATTAAAGAATATGCTCTCAATTTTGATGGATTTGTAGAAAATGACATCTACTCTCATCAAAATGATAAAAACCAGGTCTGCCCGGTTTTTGCTAAAAAATCTTTCGAAAAAGTGATGAGAGAACAAGAATATCTCAACAGGCTGGTCAGTATTTTAAACACTGATTAACACTATTTATCGGTTATAAAGTTTTTTCTTGCTAATTCTTTTCTTACACGGCTCAAGCTTTCAGGTGTTATCCCAAGGTATGATGCAACCATCCACTGAGGAACTCTGAGCAATAAATCCGGATACATTTTGATAAATTTTAGATA
This region includes:
- a CDS encoding SDR family NAD(P)-dependent oxidoreductase, yielding MNSQNNLEKRSLRGKTVVVTGGSSGVGKATVEAFALEGCNIVIAARGQEALDETLKLCHELEIKAIAVPTDVSVAEEVENLVHKAIAEFGRIDIWVNNAGVMASGKFEEIPMKLHEQVIKTNLFGYMHGAYSVLPIFKQQNEGILINNVSIGGFMPAPYSAVYSSTKFGIRGMMECLQGEISDFANIHIANLYPQIQRSTGNMHSAKYSGLDFKVPPFAADPRDTAAKILQLAKQPQKDLFPDFMSFAMKNIYGVFPKAIINTASAGMRLMMRLKNAPSDAGNILQPSSEPHRIYGETILPVPSKKTKLAMVAGVTLGLAYMFFTSRKSGTKEI
- a CDS encoding CatA-like O-acetyltransferase, encoding MPTERRKYLPVSIEAHHGLADGIHIAQYLEEFQKQLDL
- a CDS encoding ligase-associated DNA damage response exonuclease, with the translated sequence MKLITFTNKGIYCPQGKFYIDPWRPVDLAVITHGHADHARWGMKRYLCHHFTKPILHQRISPDIECQTLQYGEVLDINGVKLSMHPAGHIIGSAQIRLEYKGYVSVISGDYKVQDDGLSTPFELVRCNEFVTESTFGLPIYNWLEVPDLNKRLQNWVLRNQENQKTSVFIGYSLGKAQRIMKAVEGMGKIHVHYSIGKLNKAFEEVGIVLPDYEVPDFRESIKHVAGDIVIVPPALVDSNVIKKIPDAATAICSGWMQVRGARRWRSMDAGFPMSDHADWSGLLQAVKATEAEIVHVTHGQTEVFSKYLNELGIKSDVVETLYGNDDEEVTEKEETKDTEV
- a CDS encoding NUDIX hydrolase yields the protein MDSQQQFLKISEEAKDLFLPHLSTDTVIFGFDQNELKVLLLQMTYRKQWLLPGGYVKKDEDIDDAAKRVLKERAGVSDVYLEEFGVFGKNKRSEFYFEDFEDSLWHKQRFVSIGYYALYNPDNANLIVDEFSDKCEWIYLSKLSEIEFAMDHREIIEKALLTLREKISYKPIGYNLLPEKFTLSELQKLYETILDKQLNRGNFYRKIKNLGILRKLDEQRRGGAHKSPDLYTFDDENYKKALENGLTNW
- a CDS encoding ATP-dependent DNA ligase, with the protein product MKNFAELINALESTNKTNAKIDAIIDYLERAPDDDKVWFVAMFTGKRPKRNVNSNYMKEWALEITQIPFWLFQESYSSVGDLGETLSLILPAPSQKIEKTLSEWMSEILNLKEKSEAEKKEFVLQSWDGLDYTERLIFNKLLGGSFRIGVSSKTLINALTKYSGQEASALMHSMMGKWLPNEISFQELISAEKVNTDNSRPYPFCLAYPLEKDLQDLGEPEEWQIEYKWDGIRGQVIRRNDEVFIWSRGEELVTEQFPEIADAVKAMKGNFVLDGEILAVNEGNVLNFNELQKRLNRKTLTKKMLSEIPIEVFVYDLLELEGNDLREKPISARRAMLEELLLNETQERIKLSQIIEFKDWNQLDLIRENSREINSEGLMLKQKNSHYHSGRKKGDWWKWKISPLTIDAVLIYAQKGSGRRSAYYTDYSFAVKSGDKLVTIAKAYSGLTDKEIMEVSKFVNKNAIEKFGPVRTVKPELVFEIAFEGIGFSNRHKSGVALRFPRILRWRKDKTVNDIDDIEEIKKLIL